The following proteins are encoded in a genomic region of Sorangiineae bacterium MSr12523:
- a CDS encoding lipase family protein, with the protein MMGNLQRLGKVSTYEIEPYSGLVNGLDAVPGNAALAVSTGPSRQLSSLDVATAHDHSVYYYRQAADILADVASWAYSDCEVLLDELQHRGIIGPGGATCKQVSVSNHPMLVVATAFFIRAGNVGVIAFRGTEPANAINFLTDANCRMVDFLAMGRVHGGFVRNVRAVWSELADSVQKAIDDQAEDKRLKALYITGHSLGGAMAIVAAALIFGRPVYVNWRPLVRGIYTYGQPMVGDKEFAKTCGRFDKMVFRHVYGKDLVTRLPSIILGDFEHFGYEFHGGEDGWSPRSKLSQQVISAALSIPVGMAAWVFDQIPVLHRVRLPYSVGDHSPISYLQAFREARS; encoded by the coding sequence ATGATGGGCAATCTGCAACGATTGGGCAAAGTCAGCACCTACGAGATTGAACCCTATTCTGGACTCGTGAACGGGCTCGACGCCGTTCCTGGAAATGCGGCGCTCGCGGTTTCTACAGGGCCTTCGCGGCAGCTCTCCTCGCTGGACGTTGCCACCGCCCACGATCACTCGGTTTATTACTACCGGCAAGCGGCCGATATTCTGGCCGACGTAGCCTCATGGGCGTACTCCGACTGTGAGGTCCTCCTGGACGAGCTCCAGCATCGCGGCATCATCGGCCCCGGCGGGGCGACCTGCAAACAGGTGTCGGTATCGAACCACCCGATGCTCGTGGTGGCGACGGCCTTTTTCATTCGCGCCGGCAACGTCGGCGTCATTGCGTTTCGTGGGACGGAGCCGGCCAACGCCATCAACTTTCTAACCGATGCCAACTGCAGAATGGTCGACTTCCTCGCCATGGGCCGCGTCCACGGCGGCTTCGTGCGAAACGTGCGCGCCGTGTGGTCCGAGCTGGCCGATTCGGTCCAGAAGGCCATCGACGATCAGGCCGAGGACAAGCGCCTCAAGGCCCTCTACATCACGGGCCATAGCTTGGGTGGGGCCATGGCCATCGTGGCCGCCGCGCTCATCTTCGGCCGCCCCGTGTACGTGAACTGGCGGCCGCTCGTGCGCGGAATCTATACGTACGGGCAACCGATGGTGGGCGACAAGGAGTTCGCCAAGACCTGCGGGCGCTTCGACAAAATGGTATTCCGGCACGTCTACGGAAAAGATCTGGTGACCCGGCTGCCATCGATCATCCTGGGAGACTTCGAGCATTTTGGCTACGAGTTTCACGGGGGTGAGGACGGGTGGTCACCTCGGAGCAAGCTCTCGCAACAAGTCATATCGGCTGCGTTGAGCATTCCCGTCGGAATGGCGGCGTGGGTATTCGATCAAATTCCGGTTTTGCATCGGGTTCGTCTGCCCTATTCGGTGGGCGATCATTCGCCCATCAGCTATCTGCAGGCATTCCGCGAAGCGCGAAGCTAA
- a CDS encoding protein kinase: MAVDRLELKTIFAERFLVEAVAGTGGMAVVYRALDQKRGSAPVALKVLRRLGHMLRPHERFAREAFVLSTLQHPGIVSYIDHGITPQGDAFLVMEWLEGESLGQRLHRQGLSLVETVTLFRGIAEALSVAHRLGIVHRDIKPENIFLRGGQPERASLLDFGVARLISSDLTSTQVALGTPHYMAPEQARGEAIGPSADVFALGCVMFQCLTGRVLFEGAHPTMVMAGILLNEAPALCSMRPSMPKDLETLLARMLAKDPERRPKDASALLEALNQLAPLSNDAAPERALTLLAPVAPLSGEQQLVSVILSLARAPVEGKVHHALVGPLAEALRGRFGARVEHLMDGSMIATLAQTESMTATDQAVQAARCALFLREEAPTPLQRIVVTTGRGIVGEHLPGGEVMDRAGKLVQLSHASEPPPTTGAVWVDDVTAQLLDARFRTSRTESGVCILNAERTTDESRLLLGKPTPCIGRQRELAQLRMLLAECCENSVSRLAVVLAPPGIGKSHLRREFVRQVQRDPPSSVPTVQVWLGRSDPTRAGAPYGLLWDALRSLIHVHDGEELATQRSRLHERVRRHVPAGEAQFVTEFIGELCRIPFPSETSPRLRSARTQSDIMADQVSAAFVAFVRAESSAHPVLLVLEDLHWGDGLTVRLIDDMLRECSDRPVMVLALARPEVEALHPKLWAERKREDLRLDGLTKKASRQLVTQALGAHVTPDVVERIVEQAGGNALFLEELIRFVAQNRSDAIPDTVIAMLQARLQRLEPELRRVLRAASVYGATFWRAGLIALLGEHDSAQSIDTWLEALLDQELLARNVTSRFLADTQYSFRHALLREAAHGTLTDADRAAGHRAAAAFLESMGERDPGVLAEHFALGGDNELAAVHYARAATEAINNNELAAAAKHSERGLACGATGDVLGALITARGRVSFFVFDLGNARSLLQEALSLLRPGSDDWWLAAGTLMLVTTALLRWDEALELGDKLRTAPCEPEAVSMRMRALCSLIMKLVWSGQHAKIAPYVAHVDGLIDSLDEAHGRAWWELAHLVDDLCSQPNPWEASMAASRAEALLEQDEFLRLLAFVRVFRGYALVHLGSFDAGEPKLRAAFEVARHKREPWLLSVAVPYLALALIEKGDTASIDEAERILRAFLEGPGDPSMQGHAKSLLAEIHLGRGELEPAERLARGALEMIAEFVVLRPHADAVLTNVLRHNGRLAEACTHADTALAWAESIGGCGTFEVRLRVAAFEAHAAARSAKALRILEDALEQLRLRAKGIPDARLRERFLTTDPSNRRTLEEARKLLPAWLMEPFADYVGITGY, translated from the coding sequence TCGTGGAGGCGGTGGCGGGCACGGGCGGAATGGCCGTCGTTTACCGTGCGCTCGATCAAAAGCGCGGCAGCGCACCGGTGGCCCTCAAGGTACTTCGTCGACTCGGACACATGCTCCGTCCGCACGAGCGATTCGCACGCGAGGCGTTCGTTTTGTCGACATTGCAACATCCCGGAATCGTGTCGTACATCGATCACGGGATCACACCGCAGGGTGATGCCTTTCTCGTGATGGAATGGCTCGAGGGAGAGAGCCTCGGCCAACGATTGCACCGGCAAGGCCTGTCGCTCGTCGAGACGGTGACCCTTTTCCGAGGCATCGCCGAGGCCCTTTCCGTCGCACATCGCCTCGGCATCGTGCACCGTGACATCAAGCCCGAGAACATCTTCCTTCGCGGGGGCCAACCGGAACGCGCATCGCTGCTCGACTTTGGCGTGGCACGTCTGATTTCGTCCGATCTCACATCGACGCAAGTTGCACTGGGGACACCTCATTACATGGCCCCGGAGCAGGCGCGCGGGGAGGCCATCGGTCCGAGCGCGGACGTGTTCGCGCTAGGGTGCGTGATGTTCCAATGCCTGACCGGGCGGGTGCTCTTCGAGGGAGCCCACCCCACGATGGTCATGGCGGGCATCCTGCTGAACGAGGCCCCCGCACTGTGTTCGATGCGGCCCTCGATGCCGAAGGATCTGGAGACGCTGCTCGCGCGGATGTTGGCCAAGGATCCCGAGCGGCGTCCCAAGGATGCGAGCGCGCTGCTCGAAGCACTGAACCAGCTTGCGCCCCTCTCGAACGATGCCGCCCCCGAGCGTGCGTTGACGCTTCTCGCTCCGGTCGCCCCTCTATCGGGCGAGCAACAACTGGTGAGCGTCATCCTGTCGCTCGCCCGAGCGCCCGTCGAAGGCAAGGTGCATCACGCGCTCGTCGGGCCTCTCGCCGAAGCGCTGCGCGGTCGCTTCGGCGCACGGGTCGAGCACCTCATGGACGGCTCGATGATTGCCACGCTCGCGCAGACGGAAAGCATGACCGCGACCGATCAAGCCGTGCAGGCGGCGCGGTGTGCGCTCTTCCTTCGCGAAGAGGCCCCGACCCCTTTGCAACGCATCGTGGTCACGACGGGTCGGGGCATCGTGGGGGAGCACCTGCCGGGCGGCGAGGTCATGGATCGCGCGGGCAAGCTGGTCCAGCTGTCGCACGCGTCGGAACCGCCGCCCACCACCGGTGCCGTCTGGGTCGATGACGTGACGGCGCAATTGCTCGATGCGCGCTTCCGCACGAGTCGAACGGAATCCGGTGTCTGCATCTTGAATGCGGAGCGGACGACGGACGAAAGCCGGCTTCTGCTCGGCAAACCGACGCCATGCATCGGTCGCCAGCGCGAGCTCGCGCAGCTTCGCATGCTGCTCGCGGAATGCTGCGAGAACTCCGTGTCGCGGCTCGCCGTGGTGCTCGCGCCGCCCGGTATTGGCAAATCGCACCTGCGTCGCGAATTCGTTCGGCAGGTGCAGCGCGATCCTCCGAGCAGCGTGCCGACGGTGCAGGTGTGGCTCGGACGCAGCGATCCGACGCGGGCGGGTGCTCCGTACGGTTTGCTCTGGGATGCGTTGCGAAGCCTCATTCACGTCCACGATGGCGAGGAGCTTGCGACGCAACGAAGCCGGCTTCACGAGAGGGTGCGACGGCACGTGCCCGCGGGCGAAGCGCAATTCGTCACGGAATTCATCGGCGAGCTCTGTAGGATCCCTTTTCCCTCGGAGACCAGCCCGCGGCTTCGAAGCGCGCGCACGCAGTCGGACATCATGGCCGACCAGGTGAGCGCAGCCTTCGTCGCCTTCGTGCGCGCCGAGTCCAGCGCACACCCCGTGCTGCTCGTGCTGGAGGATCTCCATTGGGGCGACGGGCTCACGGTGCGGCTCATCGACGACATGCTGCGCGAGTGCAGCGACCGCCCCGTCATGGTGCTGGCCCTCGCGCGGCCCGAGGTCGAGGCGCTTCACCCGAAGCTCTGGGCGGAACGCAAACGCGAGGATCTCCGGCTCGACGGGCTGACGAAAAAGGCGAGCAGGCAGCTCGTCACCCAGGCCTTGGGCGCGCACGTCACACCCGACGTCGTGGAACGCATCGTCGAACAAGCCGGCGGAAACGCGCTCTTTCTGGAGGAGCTGATTCGGTTCGTGGCCCAGAACAGGTCCGACGCCATTCCCGATACCGTGATTGCGATGTTGCAGGCGCGGCTCCAGCGCCTCGAGCCCGAGCTGCGCCGGGTGCTTCGCGCGGCCAGCGTTTACGGGGCAACGTTTTGGCGCGCCGGGTTGATCGCCTTGCTCGGAGAGCACGATTCGGCCCAAAGCATCGACACCTGGCTCGAGGCGCTGCTCGATCAGGAGCTGCTCGCGCGAAATGTCACCAGTCGCTTCCTCGCGGACACGCAATATTCGTTTCGGCATGCGCTGCTGCGGGAAGCGGCTCACGGCACGCTGACCGATGCGGATCGCGCGGCGGGTCATCGCGCCGCCGCCGCGTTTCTCGAATCGATGGGGGAGCGCGATCCCGGTGTTCTCGCCGAACATTTCGCACTCGGCGGCGACAACGAGCTCGCGGCGGTCCATTACGCGCGGGCAGCGACCGAGGCGATCAACAACAACGAGCTTGCCGCCGCGGCGAAGCACTCCGAACGCGGACTCGCATGCGGGGCAACGGGCGACGTCCTCGGAGCGCTCATCACCGCGCGAGGGCGAGTAAGCTTCTTCGTCTTCGACCTCGGGAACGCTCGCTCGCTGCTCCAAGAAGCGCTGTCGCTCCTCCGCCCCGGAAGCGACGATTGGTGGCTCGCCGCCGGGACGCTGATGCTGGTGACGACGGCCCTCCTTCGCTGGGACGAAGCCTTGGAGTTGGGCGACAAACTGCGGACGGCTCCTTGCGAGCCGGAGGCGGTGTCGATGCGGATGCGGGCCCTGTGCTCGTTGATCATGAAGCTGGTCTGGTCCGGGCAGCACGCCAAGATCGCGCCGTACGTGGCGCACGTGGACGGGTTGATCGATTCGCTCGACGAAGCGCATGGAAGGGCCTGGTGGGAGCTGGCGCACCTCGTCGATGACTTGTGCTCCCAGCCGAATCCATGGGAGGCCTCGATGGCGGCCTCTCGGGCGGAGGCTCTGCTCGAGCAAGACGAATTTCTGCGCCTCCTCGCGTTCGTGAGGGTCTTTCGAGGCTACGCGCTCGTTCATCTCGGCAGCTTCGATGCGGGTGAGCCGAAACTCCGAGCGGCCTTCGAAGTGGCGCGGCACAAACGCGAGCCGTGGTTGCTCTCGGTGGCCGTGCCCTATCTCGCGCTGGCGTTGATCGAGAAAGGAGACACGGCCTCGATCGACGAAGCCGAGCGCATCCTTCGCGCATTCTTGGAAGGTCCGGGCGATCCCAGCATGCAAGGCCACGCGAAGAGCCTCCTGGCGGAAATTCACCTCGGGCGCGGTGAGCTTGAGCCCGCAGAACGCCTCGCGCGAGGCGCGCTCGAGATGATCGCGGAGTTCGTGGTGCTAAGGCCACATGCCGACGCCGTATTGACGAATGTCCTCCGGCACAACGGTCGCCTTGCCGAGGCCTGCACGCATGCGGACACCGCGCTTGCCTGGGCCGAGTCCATCGGGGGCTGCGGCACCTTCGAGGTGCGACTTCGCGTTGCAGCATTCGAAGCTCACGCTGCGGCGCGTAGCGCGAAAGCTTTGCGCATTTTGGAGGACGCGCTCGAGCAGCTCCGCCTGCGAGCGAAAGGGATCCCCGACGCGCGCCTTCGAGAGCGCTTCCTGACGACGGATCCGTCGAACCGGCGCACCCTCGAGGAAGCGCGAAAATTGCTGCCGGCTTGGCTCATGGAGCCGTTTGCGGATTACGTTGGTATCACCGGCTACTAA
- a CDS encoding protein kinase, which yields MELKTVFAGRFIIEELAGTGGMGVVYRARDQQRDGAMVALKVLAPTAYVRHLHERFTREASVLSQLRHPGIVSYIDHGTTPQGEAFLVMEWLEGEDLDQRLARQGLTLPETVTVFRQIAEALSAAHRHGIVHRDLKPENIFLVGRHLDKVSLLDFGVARLVSSELTAAGLAVGTPLYMAPEQARGERNVGPAADVFTLGCVMFECLTGRLPFAGDHTSLIMASILLQEAPRLRTLRPAMPEAVEDLLARMLAKDPAQRPKDASALLRELVALGPLSDVPAPDAPSSTQRVPATTARPLSEEQQLVSIVVSVGANARHRAMLADAIRGRFGAHVELLVDGSMIAILAQTERMTATEQAVQAARCALLVREVEPSFRVAVTTGRGVVGAHLPSGEAIERAGTFLRTLAQLEPPPDSSGVWVDDVTAQLLDPRFQVGQTASGFRVIEGELPADEARPLLGKPTPCVGRDRELALLRMLLSECCEEPVARLAMLIAPPGIGKSRLRREFLRQVAAEVDGLQILVGRSDPTRAGAPYGLLWDAFRELFDIRDGEDPSTQQTKLRDRVRRFVPANEVQFVSEFLGELCGIPFPSESSPRLRDARSEPHSMFGHVSSALVSFFRAESTAHPVLLVLEDLQWGDVLTVRAVDTMLRECSDKPIMVLALARPEVDDLFPKLWSERKRQDFRLDGLTKKASTQLVARVLGEDVAPAIVARIVDQAAGNALFLEELIRFVVEGDSGAMPATVLAMLQARLKRLAPDLRRVLRAASVFGGTFWRGGVLALLGEHESGASVDDWLGSLVNQELVLRDAGGRFLGDVQYSFRHDLVREATYSMLTDADRIAGHRATAAFLESMGERDPRVLAEHFALGDMMTQAAGCYTKAAIDAFDQSDLQAVIPLTERAIVCGAEGELLGTLLTVRARAHALDCDFANVHPLLVRALPLLPRGGKAWYMAAGMMLMAAGILVRPEEVSRWGEELWAAECDAKSTVTRMEAAWLAAGYFARAGARAQAERHLAKMDEHVAPITSLFGKGLWRLAHAEYAWYLRPEPWAASTAAADAEGMFEACGHHRLVAFARIYRGISLAHVGNIDAGEQKLRAALAEAHRSREAWLISNATPYLAMLLLDKGDTGSIEEAERHLRAFLEQPGDRSFHGLSNAILAEILLLHGDIGSAEKHARLGLEMITGFSIYRAHASAVLTRILLRSRRAPEACSLVDAAIASYADGGCGFMEVGLWLAAFEAYAAAKSAAATRALEGAVERVRLRAEHILDADLRMRFLTKNAVNRRVLEEAEKLLPPSALEFATKHSQSHRSPSRGR from the coding sequence ATGGAACTCAAGACCGTCTTCGCAGGACGGTTCATCATCGAAGAGCTTGCGGGGACCGGCGGCATGGGCGTCGTGTACCGCGCGCGCGATCAGCAGCGCGATGGCGCGATGGTGGCGCTCAAGGTGCTCGCCCCGACCGCGTACGTGCGCCATCTTCACGAGCGATTCACGCGCGAGGCCAGCGTCCTGTCGCAACTGCGGCATCCGGGGATCGTCTCGTACATCGACCATGGAACCACCCCGCAGGGTGAAGCCTTTCTCGTCATGGAGTGGCTCGAAGGCGAGGACCTGGACCAACGCCTGGCGCGGCAAGGTCTCACGCTTCCCGAAACGGTGACCGTGTTTCGACAGATCGCGGAGGCACTCTCGGCGGCGCATCGGCACGGAATCGTGCACCGCGATCTGAAGCCCGAGAATATCTTCCTGGTCGGCCGCCACCTGGACAAGGTGTCGCTCCTCGACTTCGGTGTGGCACGGCTGGTTTCCTCCGAGCTCACGGCCGCCGGCCTGGCCGTGGGAACGCCTCTGTACATGGCGCCGGAGCAAGCGCGCGGCGAGCGCAACGTCGGTCCGGCTGCGGACGTGTTCACGCTGGGGTGCGTGATGTTCGAGTGCCTGACGGGGCGATTGCCCTTCGCGGGGGATCACACCTCGCTGATCATGGCGAGCATCCTTTTGCAAGAAGCACCTCGCCTGCGAACCCTGCGGCCGGCGATGCCGGAGGCCGTGGAGGACCTGCTTGCGCGCATGCTCGCCAAGGATCCCGCGCAGCGTCCGAAAGATGCCAGCGCGCTCCTGCGCGAGCTCGTTGCGCTGGGGCCGCTCTCGGATGTGCCCGCCCCCGATGCTCCGTCGAGCACGCAGCGTGTTCCTGCGACCACGGCGCGGCCTCTGAGTGAAGAGCAGCAGCTCGTGAGCATCGTCGTGTCCGTCGGCGCGAATGCGCGGCACCGCGCCATGCTCGCCGACGCCATACGCGGGCGGTTCGGGGCCCACGTCGAGCTCCTCGTCGATGGGTCGATGATTGCCATTCTCGCCCAAACGGAGCGAATGACCGCCACCGAGCAGGCGGTGCAAGCCGCACGGTGTGCACTCCTCGTCCGCGAAGTCGAACCCTCGTTCCGGGTCGCGGTGACGACCGGGCGAGGCGTCGTGGGGGCGCATCTGCCGAGCGGCGAAGCCATCGAGCGCGCGGGCACGTTCCTTCGGACGCTCGCGCAGTTGGAACCGCCGCCGGACTCGAGCGGCGTGTGGGTCGACGATGTCACGGCGCAGCTTCTCGACCCACGGTTTCAAGTGGGCCAAACGGCCTCCGGGTTCCGGGTCATCGAAGGGGAGCTCCCCGCCGACGAAGCGCGGCCACTGCTCGGGAAGCCGACGCCCTGTGTGGGGCGCGATCGGGAGCTCGCCCTGCTTCGTATGCTGCTTTCGGAGTGCTGCGAAGAACCGGTGGCCCGGCTCGCGATGCTCATCGCGCCGCCGGGCATTGGCAAGTCCAGGCTGCGTCGCGAGTTTCTGCGGCAAGTCGCCGCCGAGGTGGACGGGCTCCAGATCTTGGTCGGCCGAAGCGATCCAACGCGCGCTGGAGCGCCGTACGGCCTTTTGTGGGATGCCTTCCGCGAGCTCTTCGACATCCGTGACGGGGAGGACCCGTCGACGCAGCAGACCAAACTTCGCGACCGCGTCCGGCGTTTCGTGCCCGCCAACGAAGTGCAATTCGTCAGCGAATTCCTCGGTGAGCTATGCGGAATTCCGTTTCCTTCGGAGAGCAGTCCCAGGCTGCGCGATGCACGGAGCGAACCCCACTCGATGTTCGGTCACGTGAGCTCCGCGTTGGTCTCGTTCTTCCGAGCCGAGAGCACGGCGCATCCCGTGCTGCTCGTCCTCGAAGATCTGCAATGGGGCGATGTTCTCACCGTGCGTGCCGTGGATACGATGTTGCGCGAGTGCAGCGACAAGCCCATCATGGTTTTGGCCTTGGCCCGGCCCGAGGTGGATGATCTTTTTCCGAAGCTCTGGTCGGAGCGCAAACGCCAAGATTTCCGCCTCGACGGCCTCACGAAAAAGGCGAGCACCCAGCTCGTGGCACGCGTCCTCGGGGAAGATGTCGCGCCGGCCATCGTGGCACGCATCGTCGACCAGGCCGCGGGCAATGCGCTCTTCTTGGAAGAATTGATTCGCTTCGTGGTCGAGGGCGACTCAGGGGCCATGCCTGCCACGGTGCTCGCGATGCTGCAGGCGCGCCTCAAACGCCTCGCACCGGATCTGCGGCGCGTGCTGCGGGCGGCCAGTGTTTTCGGCGGCACCTTCTGGCGCGGCGGCGTGCTCGCGCTCCTCGGGGAACACGAGTCCGGTGCGAGTGTGGACGACTGGCTCGGGAGCCTGGTCAATCAGGAGCTCGTCTTGCGTGACGCCGGGGGACGATTCCTCGGCGACGTCCAGTATTCGTTCCGACACGATCTGGTGCGCGAGGCGACGTACAGCATGCTGACCGATGCGGACCGAATCGCAGGACATCGGGCGACGGCCGCCTTCCTCGAATCGATGGGCGAGCGCGATCCGCGTGTGCTGGCGGAGCATTTCGCGCTCGGCGACATGATGACGCAGGCGGCAGGCTGCTACACGAAGGCGGCCATCGACGCGTTCGATCAGAGCGATCTCCAAGCCGTCATTCCCCTCACCGAGCGCGCCATCGTGTGCGGCGCCGAGGGCGAGCTCCTGGGCACCTTGCTCACGGTGCGCGCGCGGGCGCACGCGCTGGATTGCGACTTCGCCAACGTGCATCCGCTCCTCGTGCGGGCGCTCCCTCTCCTGCCCCGCGGCGGCAAGGCTTGGTACATGGCTGCGGGAATGATGCTCATGGCCGCGGGAATTCTCGTGCGGCCGGAGGAGGTGTCTCGTTGGGGTGAGGAGCTTTGGGCGGCCGAGTGCGACGCGAAGAGCACGGTGACGCGCATGGAGGCCGCGTGGCTCGCGGCGGGGTACTTCGCCCGCGCGGGGGCGCGAGCGCAAGCCGAGCGGCATCTCGCGAAGATGGACGAGCACGTCGCGCCCATCACGAGCCTCTTTGGAAAGGGCCTCTGGCGGCTCGCCCACGCAGAATACGCCTGGTACCTGCGCCCGGAGCCCTGGGCCGCGTCCACGGCGGCCGCGGATGCCGAAGGCATGTTCGAAGCATGCGGCCACCACCGCCTGGTTGCGTTTGCGCGCATCTACCGAGGCATCTCACTGGCCCACGTTGGCAACATCGATGCCGGCGAGCAAAAATTGCGAGCCGCCTTGGCCGAGGCGCACCGCTCGCGGGAAGCCTGGCTCATCTCGAATGCAACGCCTTATCTGGCCATGCTCCTGCTCGACAAGGGCGACACGGGCTCGATCGAGGAGGCCGAGCGGCATCTTCGCGCCTTTTTGGAACAGCCGGGCGATCGGAGCTTCCATGGGCTGTCGAACGCGATTCTCGCGGAGATTCTGCTGCTGCACGGCGACATCGGGTCGGCGGAAAAGCACGCCCGGCTCGGCCTCGAGATGATCACGGGGTTTTCGATTTACAGGGCTCATGCCAGCGCCGTGCTGACGAGAATCCTGCTGCGCAGCCGGCGAGCGCCCGAGGCGTGCAGCCTCGTGGACGCGGCCATCGCCTCGTATGCGGACGGTGGCTGCGGTTTCATGGAGGTGGGGCTTTGGCTAGCTGCCTTCGAGGCTTACGCGGCCGCAAAGAGCGCCGCGGCCACGCGGGCACTGGAGGGCGCCGTCGAACGGGTGCGCCTTCGCGCAGAGCACATTTTGGACGCCGACCTTCGCATGCGCTTTCTCACGAAAAACGCGGTGAACCGGCGCGTGCTCGAGGAGGCAGAAAAGCTTCTGCCTCCTTCGGCCCTGGAATTTGCGACCAAGCACTCACAATCCCATCGATCGCCGTCACGCGGGCGTTGA
- a CDS encoding DUF4304 domain-containing protein, whose amino-acid sequence MPLTAQDAVKQLVADELRPTFKARGFRTKGLTFYRQVADNFGLVQLQKSQASTAATVQFTINLGVFSGRIQRVLSEITWMPDVTGVPTEPDCHLRQRIGHLLPEARDTWWSVRPDTNLAEFGTKLRLVLEEHAFPFLDARVTDEGLRDHWLQHMPHLRDGLALAVLVRDLGPRAMLAPLLERLRAEASPSATFLVAAIERFAATLQ is encoded by the coding sequence ATGCCCTTGACCGCGCAGGATGCAGTGAAGCAGCTCGTGGCCGACGAATTGAGGCCGACATTCAAGGCACGCGGCTTCCGCACCAAAGGCCTCACGTTCTATCGTCAGGTCGCGGACAACTTTGGGCTTGTCCAGCTGCAGAAGAGCCAAGCCTCGACCGCCGCCACGGTCCAGTTCACCATCAACCTCGGCGTCTTCTCGGGCCGCATCCAGAGGGTGCTCTCGGAGATCACGTGGATGCCCGACGTCACCGGGGTACCAACGGAACCGGACTGCCACCTTCGGCAACGGATTGGCCATCTTCTGCCGGAGGCGCGGGATACGTGGTGGTCGGTTCGTCCCGATACGAACCTCGCGGAGTTTGGTACGAAACTTCGTTTGGTGCTCGAAGAGCATGCTTTTCCATTCCTCGACGCGCGGGTCACGGATGAGGGGCTGCGGGATCACTGGCTACAACACATGCCCCACCTGCGAGATGGCCTCGCACTTGCCGTCCTCGTTCGCGATCTCGGTCCACGGGCGATGCTGGCACCCTTGCTGGAACGGCTGCGTGCCGAGGCTTCCCCGAGCGCGACGTTCCTCGTTGCAGCCATCGAGCGGTTCGCCGCGACACTGCAGTAA